AGCCTCCTCATCAGCGAGGGCGAGATCGGCTGCCAGCGTTCCGTTTCGCCCTTCTCACGCAGCTTGATGAGGCACTCGTCAACATTGAGGTCATCGACGGTCAGTGCCAGGACCCCGCCTTTGCGGCAAGCGGTTTCGACGTGAAGACGCACGATCAACGAATCGAGCTCTTGGTCGTTCCCTGTCGTCGAGGCGATCTTGCCGATCTCTCGGACCTGCTCGAAGGTCAGCGCGTGTCTGGTGCTGGGAAGCTTGCGGGGCTTCGCCGCATCCGTAGCAGGATTCTCCGACGGGCGGATGATCCGGTCGGATTCGGCGTGGCGGTAGATGCACCTGATGGCGGCGACCATGTTTGCCGCTGCCCCGCGCCCGCCGCGATAGTTGGATCGGACTATGGCAGAGCAACGCCGGTTTCTCACCAGTTGGTCAATTTCCGTGGTGGTCGGAGAATCAAGACGACGATCGGGCCATTCACGCTCCAGGACTCGCCAATACGAGTCATAGGTCCGGACTGTGGTTTCCGGAAGCGCGGCGCGCAGGCGGCTGATGTATGCGGCGAACGTCGGGGTTTCCCCGT
This sequence is a window from Nocardia yunnanensis. Protein-coding genes within it:
- a CDS encoding tyrosine-type recombinase/integrase translates to MADVDDIDYALRVLAHLRSEQGSECGLHGETPTFAAYISRLRAALPETTVRTYDSYWRVLEREWPDRRLDSPTTTEIDQLVRNRRCSAIVRSNYRGGRGAAANMVAAIRCIYRHAESDRIIRPSENPATDAAKPRKLPSTRHALTFEQVREIGKIASTTGNDQELDSLIVRLHVETACRKGGVLALTVDDLNVDECLIKLREKGETERWQPISPSLMRRLSEHVRRRGGPATTRQVLRYRNGRPVGRSAMTI